In the genome of Longimicrobiales bacterium, the window AGCATACACGCGAACTGTGAGCTCGCCGCGGCGCTTCAGCTCCTGGTAGACCGCGAGCTGCTCCGCGCTCGTGTTGTCGTGTATGGTCGTGACGCCGTGACTGGCGAGGTCGGCCATGGCAACGCGCGACTCCGCGAGACGCTGCTCCAGCGACTTCGGCGGCATGGCACGGCGAACGCGCTGCGCGGCCGCCGCGTCCAGTCGGCCCGTCATGCGGCCGGCGATGCACTCGACGCCGGACCATTCGCACGATGCGCGGGCGCGCTCGAGCGCGACGTTGTTGGCGAGGTACTGAGAGCGGTCCCAGCGATTGACGAGCACGGGTGTGTTCGGCGTAATCGAATCGATCAGTGCGCGGTCCGGCGACCACCGCTCGCGCTGCGCGCCACCCGCGGTGTCACGACCGGTCGAGCCCTGATCCCACGCCTCGTACGCGCCCCATTCACCGCCGACCAGCCAGGTGCCGTCGGGCACCCGGTCGCGCGCATCCCGCATGGTGCGCACGAGCGCGGTGTCGGTCGCGACCGCGAGCAGGTTGATGCCGAGCAGCAGCTCGCCCGCGCGCTCGAAGTGTGTGTGATTGTCGATGAACCCCGGTACGATGAACGCGCCCTCGAGGCGCTCGCGCCGTGTGGCCGGCCCCGCGAGCGATTCCATCTCGGCGGCCGTGCCGACGCCGAGGATGTGCGCACCACGGACGGCGAGCGCGTCGACGTACGGGGGTGTAGTGTCGCCCGTCCAGATGCGCGCGCCCATGACAATGAGGTCGGCGTGCAGTGAAGGCGCCTGCTCAGTCTGGGCGGAAAGCGGAGCGGGGCTCAGCACAAGGGCGAACAGCATGAGGGCAGGCCGCAGATCGGCGAACTGGCGAAGACCGTGAAGGAGCATGGGCATCCTCGGGCTGGAGTGGTCCGGCTTCGTTCAGGAAGGTAGCACCCGGAAGCGATCCGGGCGCGCGCCCCTCCCGAGTAGCCCAGCGTGCGGTACAAACACCTCGCCGGTCCACGACCGGCTCCGGGGCCAACCACACGGCAGTGGCCTTATCTTCCTCCAGGATCAAGGTCGAATCTGGAGCGAGAGCGGGAGCGTGACCGGGAGACCGGGATCGGGATCGGGTTCGCGATCAGGATCGGGTTCGTGCGCGAGGTCGGGAAGGACCGCGGCGCGCTCTTCCAGGCCGCAGATGCTCGATACCGCTCCCGGATTCTGCTAAACTGGCTTCCATCGAGACCCGTAAGACGAGGCAACCGATGCCGAAGGCCGGCAGCTGCGCAGTCGCCCCGAAGTTCTTTCGCGATTCGGACCAGCTTCGCGCATGGCTGGCAAAGCACCACGCGTCGCGCTCGGAGCTGTGGGTCGGACTGTACAAGAAGGGAAGTGGGCAGCCGAGCATCACCTGGCCGGAGCTGGTGGACCAGCTGCTCTGTTTCGGCTGGATCGACGGTGTGCGCAAATCGGTTGACGAGAAGAGTTATGCGAATCGCGTCACACCGCGCAGGCAGGGAAGCACGTGGAGCGCGATCAATCTGAAACGCGCCCGCGAACTGATCGATCTCGGCCTCATGGAGCCGGCCGGTCGTGCCGCTTACGATGCGCGCGATGAGGCGAAGACGAACCGATACTCCTTCGAGCGCGATCAGGTGTCGCTCACACCCGAGTACGAGGCGATGTTCAGGAAGAACCGGAAGGCGTGGAGGTTCTTCGAGTCGCAGCCGCCCGGTTACCGCAAGACCGCGACGTGGTGGGTAATGAGTGCGAAGCGCGAGGACACCCGGCGACGCAGGCTCGACGTGCTGATCAGCGACTCCGCGAACGGCGAGCGGATCGGACTGTTGAAGCGCTGAGCGGAAAATCCGGAAAACGAAAGCTGCAGCCTGTCGACCCAGCGGCGACGGCCTCGCCCAGTGTTGCACGCGCGGTCATCGCCACATTCGACGTCAGAGCGACCCCAAGCGCGTGGGTTCTCCCGCTGGGAGCCGTGTGCCGGCGTATGGCGCCGTCCACCTGGCCCCAACGCCTCACGAAGCGGGACTGGTGCATACTCGCCGGCGTTACACGCCGTGGGCTATGCACCAACCCTCGAAACTGACTGGCTGGGGTCATATTCACGCCATCCCCGGCGCACGCGGCGCGCCCTGGGCACCCGCGCGCACCCCCGCGCATCCCCGCGCATCGCCCGGGGCACCCGCGCGCCGCGCACCCCCGCGCGCCGCGCACCCCCGCGCCCCGACACCACTTTCGCGCCCCCCGGCAGCGCGCACACCCCCCGCGCCGTCGTCCATCCCGATCCCGCGCACGAACACTCTCCCGATCCCGCTCCCGATTTCATAGAAACGATTCAGTCCTCCGCCCGCTCGCCCGCCCGCGCCATCAGAACAACCCGCGGCCGAAACGTCGCCAGCACCTCCACCAGATCGCTCTGCTCGGCGAGCACCTGCCGGATGTCCTTGTAGGCCTGTGGCGCCTCGTCCATGCCGGCGTCCATCAGCTCGACGCCGCGCGATTCCAGCCACCGGTCGCGATCGGCCTTTGGTATGGAGCGCTTCGCGTGACCCCGGCTCATCATGCGGCCGGCGCCGTGGCTCGCGCTGTTGAGCGACAGTGCGCTGCCCTTGCCGCGCACGATGAAGCTGTCGTGTCCCTGGGACCCGGGGATGATGCCGAGCACACCTGCGCCGGCCGGCGTCGCGCCCTTGCGATGCACGTATGCGACCGTGCCGTCCGCGAGCGTCTCCTTCCACGCGAAGTTGTGGTGGTTGTCGAGCTCGGTGATCGCCTTGAGCTTCAGGTGCTTCTGGAGATGGCGGTGCAGCGACTCGTGGTTCGCCTGTGCGTAGCGGCCCATGAGGTTCATCGCGCGCCAGTACTCCTGGCCGGGATCGCTGTCGAGCGGGAGCCAGGCGAGGTGTCGGAGCGCGGGTGGGAGCGGCGTGATCTGCTGTGCGAGGCGCGAGTAGTGATCGGCGATCTGCGCGCCGGTGCCGCGGCTGCCGGAGTGGCTCATAAACGCGAAGTGTTCGCGGCCGGGCTCGATGCCGAGGATGCGCGCGGCATCGTCGCTCGCGGGGATCAGCACGCCGGCGTCGAGGAAGTGGTTGCCGCTGCCGGACGTGCCGAGCTGCGTCCACGCCTTGTCCTTCAGGTGTGCGATCGCCTTAGTGAGCGACCAGTCCTCGTCCTCCATGACCGCGTGTTCGCGGCGGTCGCGGCCCTCGAAGCTCGCGCCAATGCCGAAGCGCGTCTCCTCGCGCATCGCGCGCTTCAGCTGTTCGCGACGGCTGGCGTTCTCGATCAGGTCGAGATGCTCGTTCGCGAAGATCGACATGTGCATGCGGCATGCGATGTCGACACCGACCATGTACGGCGCGACCGCATTCTCCAGCGCGACGACGCCGCCGATCGGGATGCCGTAGCCGACGTGTGCGTCCGGCATCAGTGCGCCCGCGATCGTGACTGGCAGCCGCATCGCGTTCTCCATCTGCGTGATTGCCGCCGGATCGATCAGATCGCGGCCCCACACGGGCGCGGGCTTCGGCACGTCGAGCACGGGAACGGCGCTGGTCGCGGCTGTCTCGGTCAGCGTCGACCGGCGTGCCTTGCGATTCTTCTTCCTGCCCACGCTTTACGACTCCGGCGATTGGTCGAGCTGCCAGTGAAATGCGGGCCGCGGTTCCGGGCCTGCTCTGGATGCTGGCAGGGTGCAATGGTCGGACCGCGGACGCGGACGTCCGCACGAGCCAGCAGCGGATCGAGCGAATCACGCCCTCACATCAAGCACGCGAACATGCCCATCCTCCGCATAATCGAGGATCGACGAATCCCGCGTCGCAAGCTGTCCGCCGCGGATGCGTGCGGTAGCGATGAGCATCCGATCGGCCGGATCGCGCGGCGGCTCGCCCGGCAGTCGCGTGCTCTCGATCGCGATCGCCGGCGACAGCTCCTCCAGGTGTGTTCCGGGCGCGCGCAGCGCGGCGCTCACCCAGTCTTCAACCGGTCGCGACAGGCTGATCCGTCGCAGGCGCTCCAGCATCGCAACCTCCCACACGGAGATCGCGGCGATACCGATCCGTCCCCCGGCACTCGCGCGCTCGACCTCTTCGAGCGCGTTCATCGAAAGCTCGTCGAAGCGGCCCGACATCACCCAGAGCCAGACGTGCGTGTCGAGGACGAGCGGTCCTTCCTCAGCCATCACCCGCCGCCGCCCACACCTCGCCGGTCGGCTCCACGATGTCGCCGTGCACGGTCACGGTATCGGCGAGGAAGCCGAGGATGCCAGGCTGATCGCCGGCGTCGATCGGTGTCAGTTTCATGATCGGCCTCCCATAGCGTGTCACGACCACCTCTTCACGCCCCTGACTCACGCGCTCGACGTACTCGTGCCAGGCGTTCTTCACTTCGCTTGCCGGCACGTGAACCGTCGTCCTCGCGCGTCGTCCCTGCGCGCCTGCGGGGTCGTTCATATGACTCCTGATTGTTGTCCCACATAAGTTGGACAACATCGGTCAGGGAGTCAATACTCGCAAGCAATCTGCGGCATCTATCCGGGCGCCTCCATGGCGAGTTGGGACCCCCGTACGTGCTTGCCTCCTCAGCGACCCCTCCCGGTTCCGATCCCGGCTCTTGCCCCAGCCCATAGCACCTTCGTCCCACACACCTTCCCGTTTCCACCGAGGGCACGCATATAGGTGGGACCACCACATATGGAGGCGCCACCATGCTGGGCCGTGAGCTGAAGAAGGGCACCGTTCCGCTACTCGTGCTGTCACTGCTCGATGTCGAGCCGCGGCACGGCTACGAGCTGAGCAAGCTGATCGAGTCGCAGTCGCGCGGCGTGGTGCGTGTCCACGCGGCGTCGCTGTATCCGCTGCTCTACAAGTTGGAGCAGAAGAAGTGGATCGCGGGCCGGTGGGTGGAGCGTCCGGGTGAGCGGCGCAGGCGGTTCTACAGCCTGACCGCGGCGGGCAAGCGGCAGCTGGCGAAGCAGCGTGCTGGCTGGGCGGAGTTTGCGCGTGCGGTGTCGCAGATTGCGGGAGTCGAGTATGCGTGACCGAGCGGACGGGCAGGTGCCGGAGTGGCGCGACGAGATCCGGCGTCGACTGCAAACGGCTCGACTCGGCGGTACGGCGGAGGCCGATATCGTGGAGGAGCTGGCGCACCATCTGGACGACCGGTATGCGGAGCTGCGTGCGCGCGGCGAGAGCGAAGCGGACGCGCGGGGGATCGTGCTGCTGGAGTTGGAAGACGAGCAGACGCTCGGCCGTCGTGTACGTCAGGCGAAGCGCACGCGTCCGGATCCGGTCGCGCTCGGTGCGGATGCCGGTGCCGCCGGAGCCGGGGGCGTACGTGGGATACTTGGCGGCATCGTGGCGGACGTGCGTATCGGTCTGCGCATGCTCGCGCGCGCGCCTGCGTTTACCATCGTGGCGACACTGGTGATTGCTCTGGCGATCGGTGCGAACACGGCGGTGTTCAGCGTCGTGAACACTCTGCTGCTGCGGCCGCTTCCGGGTGTCCGCGCGCCGGGCGAGCTGGCGATGATATACACGAGCGATTACAGCGGTCCGATCTACAGTGCGACGGCGTATCCGGACTACGAGGCGATGCGCGAGAGCGGTGCGTTCGCCGGCATCGCCGTCTACCAGCCACAGCCGTTCAGCGTCGGCATTGACGACCGAGCCGTCCAGCTCATCGGCGAGATGGTGAGTGCGGATTACTTCAACGTGCTCGGCGTGCGACCCGCTGCAGGCCGGTTTTTCGTGGGCGAGGAGGCGGGTACGGACGGCCAGGCACCGGTCGTCGTGATCAGCCACAACTTCTGGCAGACGCGACTCAACGGTGCGCCGGATGTGGTGGGCCGCTCGCTGCGTGTGAACGGGCAGATTCTGACGATCGTCGGGGTCGCCCCTCCCGCGTATCGCGGTATGCTGCGGGGTCTTCAGGTGGACATCTGGGTGCCGACATCATCGCCGGTCGCTGCGGGGAACAACTATTCCCACCGCGGCAACCGGGGACTGTTCGTTGTCGCACGCATGCACGAGAATGCGACGATCGCTGCGACGCAGGAGCGGCTGAACGTCCTCGCCGGTCAGCTCCATGCCGCGTATCCCGACACCTGGACGGACATCAACAATCGATCACGCGTGCTCACCGTGCTGCCGGAATCCGAGTCGCGCCTGCCGCGGCAGGTGCTCGGTCCGGTCGTCGGCATGGCCGCGCTGCTCATGGCCGTCGTCGCAGTGGTCCTGCTCATCGCATGCAGCAACGTCGCGAATCTGCTGCTCACGCGCGCGTCCGCCCGACGTGCCGAGATGGGTGTGCGCGTTGCCCTGGGTGCGACTCGCGGCCGCATCATCCGTCAGCTGCTGGCCGAGAGCGTGCTGCTTGCATCCCTCGGCGGCGTCGCCGGTGTGCTGCTCGGCGTGTGGATCACGCAATCGCTCGACCGCGTGCCACTGCCGGGGTCCATCACGATCGACGTCTCACTGGACGGTCGCGTCGTGCTGTTCGCCGCTGCAATCACGGTCCTGACCGGTGTCCTGTTCGGTCTCGCGCCGGCGCTGCACGGGGCCAGCGCGCCCGCCCCGCTGATGCGCGAGGGCGCGCGCGGCGGCAATCGTGCGCGCGTTCGCAACGCGCTCGTCGTCGTGCAGGTTGCCGCGTCCGTCGTGCTGCTCGTGGGCGGTGCGCTGTTCCTGCGCAGTTTGATCGCTGCACAGCGCATCGATACGGGCATGGACACCGAGAATATGGCGCTCATCCCGTTCGACCTCCGCACGGAAGGCTACTCGCTCGAGCAGGCGCAGCAGTTCTATGCACAGATGCAGGAGCAGGCGGCCGCGCTGCCCGGCGTCACGTCGGCGACGCTCGCGCAGCGCGTGCCGCTCGGCGGCGGCTTTGCCCGCCGGGGCATCGGCGTGGATGACTATACGCCGGGCGAAGGCGAGGACATGGAGATCAACTTCAATGTGGTGAGCCCCGGCTATTTCGATGCGATGGGCATTCGTGTCGTGCGAGGCCGCGGCTTCACTGACGCCGATCGGGATGGCGCACCGCACGTCGTCGTGGTAAACGAAGCGTTCGCGCGACGGTTCTGGCCGGGCACCGATGCGCTCGGCCGTCGTGTGCGACTCGCCGGGTCGGACGGCCCGCTTGCGGAAGTGGTCGGCGTAGTGCCGGATGGGAAGTACCGATCTTTGACGGAGGAGCCGCTGCCGTACATGTACTATCCGTATCTGCAGTGGCCCGCTGCCTCGATGATGCTGCAGGTCCGCACCGCGATCGAGCCCGCTGCGATCACGGACCCGCTGCGTCAGCGCGTGCGCGCTCTGGCTCCGACCATTCCGGTGCCGGAGGTGACGACTCTCCGCAGCCACGTCGGGATCGCCACGATGCCGCAGCGCATTGCGGCGATGTCACTCGCAGTGCTCGGCGTGCTCGCGCTCGGCATCGCCGCGATCGGACTCTACGGCGTCGTTTCGTATGTGGTGGTGCAGCGCACGCACGAGATCGGCATCCGCACGGCACTGGGCGCCGCTGCCGCTGACGTCGCCCGCATGGTGGTGATGCAGGGCATGCGCCTCGCACTGATTGGTGTCGCCATCGGCGCAGTGCTCGCACTCGTGCTCGCACGGCTGCTCAGCACGATGCTGTTCGTGAGCCCTGCCGACCCGCTCGCGATCGCAGGAACGGCCGTCCTGCTCACCGTCGTCGCGGCAGTAGCCAGCTGGCTGCCCGCGCGGCGTGCTGCGCGAGTCGATCCGCTTACCGCGCTCCGATCGGACTGAGCGGGGCTGCCTTTGCTTTACGGGACTCCCGTCGAAGGCTGGCGCCGATGCGCGCGCTGGATGTCAGCGCCCTGCGGCGTACGTCCTCAG includes:
- a CDS encoding type II toxin-antitoxin system prevent-host-death family antitoxin produces the protein MNDPAGAQGRRARTTVHVPASEVKNAWHEYVERVSQGREEVVVTRYGRPIMKLTPIDAGDQPGILGFLADTVTVHGDIVEPTGEVWAAAGDG
- a CDS encoding type II toxin-antitoxin system VapC family toxin, with protein sequence MAEEGPLVLDTHVWLWVMSGRFDELSMNALEEVERASAGGRIGIAAISVWEVAMLERLRRISLSRPVEDWVSAALRAPGTHLEELSPAIAIESTRLPGEPPRDPADRMLIATARIRGGQLATRDSSILDYAEDGHVRVLDVRA
- a CDS encoding RtcB family protein: MGRKKNRKARRSTLTETAATSAVPVLDVPKPAPVWGRDLIDPAAITQMENAMRLPVTIAGALMPDAHVGYGIPIGGVVALENAVAPYMVGVDIACRMHMSIFANEHLDLIENASRREQLKRAMREETRFGIGASFEGRDRREHAVMEDEDWSLTKAIAHLKDKAWTQLGTSGSGNHFLDAGVLIPASDDAARILGIEPGREHFAFMSHSGSRGTGAQIADHYSRLAQQITPLPPALRHLAWLPLDSDPGQEYWRAMNLMGRYAQANHESLHRHLQKHLKLKAITELDNHHNFAWKETLADGTVAYVHRKGATPAGAGVLGIIPGSQGHDSFIVRGKGSALSLNSASHGAGRMMSRGHAKRSIPKADRDRWLESRGVELMDAGMDEAPQAYKDIRQVLAEQSDLVEVLATFRPRVVLMARAGERAED
- a CDS encoding YdeI/OmpD-associated family protein — encoded protein: MPKAGSCAVAPKFFRDSDQLRAWLAKHHASRSELWVGLYKKGSGQPSITWPELVDQLLCFGWIDGVRKSVDEKSYANRVTPRRQGSTWSAINLKRARELIDLGLMEPAGRAAYDARDEAKTNRYSFERDQVSLTPEYEAMFRKNRKAWRFFESQPPGYRKTATWWVMSAKREDTRRRRLDVLISDSANGERIGLLKR
- a CDS encoding ABC transporter permease: MRDRADGQVPEWRDEIRRRLQTARLGGTAEADIVEELAHHLDDRYAELRARGESEADARGIVLLELEDEQTLGRRVRQAKRTRPDPVALGADAGAAGAGGVRGILGGIVADVRIGLRMLARAPAFTIVATLVIALAIGANTAVFSVVNTLLLRPLPGVRAPGELAMIYTSDYSGPIYSATAYPDYEAMRESGAFAGIAVYQPQPFSVGIDDRAVQLIGEMVSADYFNVLGVRPAAGRFFVGEEAGTDGQAPVVVISHNFWQTRLNGAPDVVGRSLRVNGQILTIVGVAPPAYRGMLRGLQVDIWVPTSSPVAAGNNYSHRGNRGLFVVARMHENATIAATQERLNVLAGQLHAAYPDTWTDINNRSRVLTVLPESESRLPRQVLGPVVGMAALLMAVVAVVLLIACSNVANLLLTRASARRAEMGVRVALGATRGRIIRQLLAESVLLASLGGVAGVLLGVWITQSLDRVPLPGSITIDVSLDGRVVLFAAAITVLTGVLFGLAPALHGASAPAPLMREGARGGNRARVRNALVVVQVAASVVLLVGGALFLRSLIAAQRIDTGMDTENMALIPFDLRTEGYSLEQAQQFYAQMQEQAAALPGVTSATLAQRVPLGGGFARRGIGVDDYTPGEGEDMEINFNVVSPGYFDAMGIRVVRGRGFTDADRDGAPHVVVVNEAFARRFWPGTDALGRRVRLAGSDGPLAEVVGVVPDGKYRSLTEEPLPYMYYPYLQWPAASMMLQVRTAIEPAAITDPLRQRVRALAPTIPVPEVTTLRSHVGIATMPQRIAAMSLAVLGVLALGIAAIGLYGVVSYVVVQRTHEIGIRTALGAAAADVARMVVMQGMRLALIGVAIGAVLALVLARLLSTMLFVSPADPLAIAGTAVLLTVVAAVASWLPARRAARVDPLTALRSD
- a CDS encoding PadR family transcriptional regulator, which produces MLGRELKKGTVPLLVLSLLDVEPRHGYELSKLIESQSRGVVRVHAASLYPLLYKLEQKKWIAGRWVERPGERRRRFYSLTAAGKRQLAKQRAGWAEFARAVSQIAGVEYA
- a CDS encoding amidohydrolase: MLLHGLRQFADLRPALMLFALVLSPAPLSAQTEQAPSLHADLIVMGARIWTGDTTPPYVDALAVRGAHILGVGTAAEMESLAGPATRRERLEGAFIVPGFIDNHTHFERAGELLLGINLLAVATDTALVRTMRDARDRVPDGTWLVGGEWGAYEAWDQGSTGRDTAGGAQRERWSPDRALIDSITPNTPVLVNRWDRSQYLANNVALERARASCEWSGVECIAGRMTGRLDAAAAQRVRRAMPPKSLEQRLAESRVAMADLASHGVTTIHDNTSAEQLAVYQELKRRGELTVRVYARPTLDKWDELRAAGIRHGFGDEWVRIGGLKGFVDGIQGNSTARFYEPQLHSGERGSWRTMMTEPPGMLPLLIGADSSGHWPQVHAIGDEAIDTLLTMFEQVMRVNGPRERRFRLIHTQVMRDASVADRMARLGIIAEVQPFHAIDDMRWMEERIGERSRWAYAFRTLQDAGVLLSFGSDWPGTNASWYPAEPLLGIYAAVTRRTLDGEPPGGWFPAERVDVETALRAYTVNNAWAADEDDIKGSITPGKLADFVVLDRSPFDVAPVEIKDIRVLRTVVGGRVVFRR